In Pseudomonadota bacterium, the genomic window ATCGAGAGCTTTGTTTGTCCTTCAGCGGCCGGTCATTTGCTCCAGCTTTTCCGGGTACCGGGCACCATGCACCGTAATCTTTGAGGCAGCGTTTTCGATGTCACGGAGATCGTCCGGCGTAAGTTCGACTGCAACTGCACCGATGTTCTCGTCCAGGCGATGAAGTTTTGTCGTACCCGGGATTGGAACAATCCACGGCTTTTGGGCAAGCAGCCAGGCAAGTGCGATCTGAGCAGATGTCGCATTCTTTAGTTCGGCGATCCTGGCAAGCAGATCAATCAAAACCTGATTCGCCTTGAGCGCCTCCGACGTAAAGCGCGGGAGAGCGCTACGGAAGTCAGAACTGTCGAAGGTTGTGTTTTCGTCAATCTTTCCCGTGAGAAAACCCCTGCCCAGCGGGCTATAGGGAACGAAGCCGATGCCGAGTTCCTCAAGTACCGGCTGCACTTCCTTCTCAGAACCTCTCGTCCACAGTGAGTATTCGCTCTGGAGGGCAGTGAGCGGCAAAACGGCGTGCGCGCGACGGATTGTCTGCACGCCTGCTTCGGACAGGCCGAAGTGTTTGACCTTGCCTTGCTGAATCAGATCCTTCACCGCACCCGCCACGTCCTCGATCGGCACGTCCGGGTCAACG contains:
- a CDS encoding aldo/keto reductase — encoded protein: MQKRKLGKSNLEVSTLGLGCMGMSFSYGPPKDKKEMTSLLRAAVERGVTFFDTAEVYGPFINEELIGEALAPFCGQVVIATKFGFDVSSGFDPRGMKGPPGLNSRPEHIKQAVEGSLKRLQVETIDLLYQHRVDPDVPIEDVAGAVKDLIQQGKVKHFGLSEAGVQTIRRAHAVLPLTALQSEYSLWTRGSEKEVQPVLEELGIGFVPYSPLGRGFLTGKIDENTTFDSSDFRSALPRFTSEALKANQVLIDLLARIAELKNATSAQIALAWLLAQKPWIVPIPGTTKLHRLDENIGAVAVELTPDDLRDIENAASKITVHGARYPEKLEQMTGR